A part of Rhopalosiphum maidis isolate BTI-1 chromosome 3, ASM367621v3, whole genome shotgun sequence genomic DNA contains:
- the LOC113556556 gene encoding mesoderm induction early response protein 1-like isoform X1, with protein sequence MADEEEVVAKSEESQSINENNDNIEDNEPPPVDDLSKDKDYEQVDEADDETTMEEEEALPELEDPLREIRFLEEESNMPIHELMVMYGYSKKSSPEPSTKKKKKKKKKSSSKKSSKDKKRKKKLSTSSDGVAEKKSKSTDRQRFVEESTGDSSNKMSEETLKENGSVKDGEDCNNASQLLNLYMAELDQVQSEDEDEDYRPYWELHWKSVNVGLNFQALVTDGLSTYGDVLPYENNDELLWDPNVLGEDLIEDYLTKIQQITKALKPKSKVVGIRDNEKALYLLVQCGHDVAEALRRMSLNVIPLEKSLSVWSEDETLKFEMGLLISGKNFHAIQKEVKTRSVAELVHFYYFWKKSDRHDQFERKQVSMRPELKQWQHWDSEEDQDSDFDTSMFADNSHDDSEDSLNAAENKAQMKCLIYADRKRQIEN encoded by the exons ATGGCCGACGAAGAGGAG GTTGTCGCTAAATCCGAAGAATCTCaatcaataa atgaaaataatgataatatcgaAGATAATGAACCACCACCTGTTGATGATTTAAGTAAAGACAAAGATTATGAACAAGTAGACGAAGCTGATGATGAAACAACAATGGAAGAAGAAGAGGCACTTCCAGAATTGGAGGATCCTTTAAGAGAAATACGATTTTTAGAAGAG gaaAGCAATATGCCTATTCATGAACTTATGGTTATGTAtggatattcaaaaaaatcttCTCCAGAACCCagtacaaaaaagaaaaagaaaaagaagaagaaaagTTCGTCAAAGAAAAGtagtaaagataaaaaaagaaag AAAAAGCTTTCAACTTCTTCTGATGGCGTTGCAG agaaaaaatctaaatcaaCTGATCGGCAAAGATTTGTAGAAGAAAGTACTGGTGATTCGTCAAATAAAATGTCAGAAGAaacattaaaa gaaAATGGAAGTGTTAAGGATGGTGAAGATTGTAATAATGCATctcagttattaaatttatatatggcAGAACTTG ACCAAGTACAAAGTGAAGATGAAGATGAAGACTATAGACCCTATTGGGAACTTCATTGGAAG aGTGTTAATGTTGggttaaattttcaagctcTAGTAACAGATGGGTTATCTACGTACGGTGATGTATTACCTTATGAAAACAACGATGAACTTTTATGGGATCCAAATGTGTTGGGTGAAGATTTAATCGAAGattatttgacaaaaattcAGCAAATTACAAAGGCATTAAAGCCAAAATCTAAAGTTGTTGGTATTCGTGATAATGaaaag gcACTTTACTTGTTAGTTCAGTGTGGTCATGATGTTGCTGAAGCTCTCAGAAGAATgtcattaaatgtaataccaTTGGAAAAATCATTAAGTGTCTGGTCAGAAGATGAAACATTAAAGTTTGAGATGGGACTACTGATTAGTGGAAAAAATTTTCATGCTATACAAAAagag gtCAAAACTAGATCAGTAGCAGAGTTGgttcatttttactatttttggaAAAAGAGTGATAGGCATGATCAATTTGAAAGAAAACAAGTTTCAATGCGTCCAGAATTGAa gcaGTGGCAACATTGGGATTCCGAAGAAGATCAAGATAGTGATTTTGATACAAGTATGTTTGCAGATAATAGTCATGATGATAGTGAAGATAGCTTGAACGCTGCTGAAAATAAAGCGCAAATGAAATGCTTAATTTATGCTGATCGCAAAAGACAA ATTgagaattaa
- the LOC113556556 gene encoding mesoderm induction early response protein 1-like isoform X2, whose product MADEEEVVAKSEESQSINENNDNIEDNEPPPVDDLSKDKDYEQVDEADDETTMEEEEALPELEDPLREIRFLEEESNMPIHELMVMYGYSKKSSPEPSTKKKKKKKKKSSSKKSSKDKKRKKKLSTSSDGVAEKKSKSTDRQRFVEESTGDSSNKMSEETLKENGSVKDGEDCNNASQLLNLYMAELDQVQSEDEDEDYRPYWELHWKSVNVGLNFQALVTDGLSTYGDVLPYENNDELLWDPNVLGEDLIEDYLTKIQQITKALKPKSKVVGIRDNEKALYLLVQCGHDVAEALRRMSLNVIPLEKSLSVWSEDETLKFEMGLLISGKNFHAIQKEVKTRSVAELVHFYYFWKKSDRHDQFERKQVSMRPELKQWQHWDSEEDQDSDFDTN is encoded by the exons ATGGCCGACGAAGAGGAG GTTGTCGCTAAATCCGAAGAATCTCaatcaataa atgaaaataatgataatatcgaAGATAATGAACCACCACCTGTTGATGATTTAAGTAAAGACAAAGATTATGAACAAGTAGACGAAGCTGATGATGAAACAACAATGGAAGAAGAAGAGGCACTTCCAGAATTGGAGGATCCTTTAAGAGAAATACGATTTTTAGAAGAG gaaAGCAATATGCCTATTCATGAACTTATGGTTATGTAtggatattcaaaaaaatcttCTCCAGAACCCagtacaaaaaagaaaaagaaaaagaagaagaaaagTTCGTCAAAGAAAAGtagtaaagataaaaaaagaaag AAAAAGCTTTCAACTTCTTCTGATGGCGTTGCAG agaaaaaatctaaatcaaCTGATCGGCAAAGATTTGTAGAAGAAAGTACTGGTGATTCGTCAAATAAAATGTCAGAAGAaacattaaaa gaaAATGGAAGTGTTAAGGATGGTGAAGATTGTAATAATGCATctcagttattaaatttatatatggcAGAACTTG ACCAAGTACAAAGTGAAGATGAAGATGAAGACTATAGACCCTATTGGGAACTTCATTGGAAG aGTGTTAATGTTGggttaaattttcaagctcTAGTAACAGATGGGTTATCTACGTACGGTGATGTATTACCTTATGAAAACAACGATGAACTTTTATGGGATCCAAATGTGTTGGGTGAAGATTTAATCGAAGattatttgacaaaaattcAGCAAATTACAAAGGCATTAAAGCCAAAATCTAAAGTTGTTGGTATTCGTGATAATGaaaag gcACTTTACTTGTTAGTTCAGTGTGGTCATGATGTTGCTGAAGCTCTCAGAAGAATgtcattaaatgtaataccaTTGGAAAAATCATTAAGTGTCTGGTCAGAAGATGAAACATTAAAGTTTGAGATGGGACTACTGATTAGTGGAAAAAATTTTCATGCTATACAAAAagag gtCAAAACTAGATCAGTAGCAGAGTTGgttcatttttactatttttggaAAAAGAGTGATAGGCATGATCAATTTGAAAGAAAACAAGTTTCAATGCGTCCAGAATTGAa gcaGTGGCAACATTGGGATTCCGAAGAAGATCAAGATAGTGATTTTGATACAA ATTga